A region of Vibrio chagasii DNA encodes the following proteins:
- a CDS encoding DUF393 domain-containing protein, translated as MTELTIFYDGTCPLCAKEMAALAKYDTKNKIQTIDIYSEAFASYPQIDADAANTVLHALDENGKLVLGLDVTYQAWNLVGKGWLYAPLRWAIFKPFADWCYLRFAKNRYKISFWLTGKSRCNGNSCTK; from the coding sequence ATGACTGAATTAACAATATTTTATGACGGAACGTGTCCACTGTGTGCAAAAGAGATGGCTGCGCTCGCTAAGTACGATACTAAAAACAAGATTCAGACCATCGACATCTATAGTGAAGCGTTTGCAAGCTACCCTCAGATTGATGCGGATGCGGCTAACACAGTGCTGCATGCTCTTGATGAGAACGGAAAGCTAGTACTGGGGTTGGACGTGACCTACCAAGCATGGAACCTAGTAGGAAAAGGTTGGCTTTATGCGCCATTACGTTGGGCCATATTTAAGCCGTTTGCAGACTGGTGCTACCTAAGGTTTGCTAAGAATCGATATAAGATTTCATTCTGGCTAACCGGAAAATCACGTTGCAATGGAAACAGCTGTACCAAATAG
- a CDS encoding glutamate synthase-related protein, whose product MKSPVIADNKPVKVELTKGEEYYFCTCGKSKSQPFCDGSHAGTGFKPKSFIAEEDGDAYLCRCKYSNNLPFCDGTHKQFTAEQVGQEGPEVHIQAAAPDLSPAATATKEEPTVEFIHQLARDGLSKVGHHGPMTSMGVPRHLLPHWDDIQVMVAQMATKPLLENVPVGTELIIGPNARKPLKLNIPLFVSDMSFGSLSEEAKVSLATGAELAGTGICSGEGGMLPEEQAANSRYFYELASAQFGYDEAKLKNVQAFHFKGGQGAKTGTGGHLPGVKNIGKIAEVRGIEAGTAAISPPTFKDLKTAADFKKFADRVREVTGGIPIGFKLSANHIEEDIQFALDASADYIILDGRGGGTGAAPEMFRDHISVPTIPALARARAYLDKQGVSDRVTLIITGGLRVPMDFVKAMALGADGVAISNSAMQSIGCVAARMCNTNNCPAGIATQKADLRQRLNVEKASNQLKNFFEASTELMQVMARACGHDHLNQFNPHDLATWNREMAELSGVAYSGVGPLNPLK is encoded by the coding sequence ATGAAGAGTCCAGTAATTGCGGATAACAAACCCGTCAAAGTAGAGCTGACGAAGGGAGAGGAGTATTACTTCTGTACCTGTGGGAAATCGAAAAGCCAACCGTTTTGTGACGGTTCTCATGCCGGTACGGGCTTCAAACCGAAAAGCTTTATTGCCGAAGAGGACGGTGATGCCTACCTGTGTCGCTGTAAGTATTCTAACAACCTTCCTTTTTGCGATGGCACTCATAAACAGTTCACTGCGGAGCAAGTTGGGCAGGAAGGCCCTGAAGTTCACATTCAAGCGGCAGCCCCTGACTTATCTCCTGCGGCAACCGCAACCAAAGAAGAACCTACCGTGGAGTTTATTCATCAGTTAGCGCGTGATGGTTTATCCAAAGTAGGACATCATGGGCCTATGACTTCTATGGGTGTACCTAGGCACCTCTTGCCTCACTGGGATGACATTCAAGTGATGGTCGCGCAAATGGCCACCAAGCCTTTATTGGAAAACGTGCCAGTAGGAACGGAACTGATTATTGGCCCTAACGCCAGAAAACCATTGAAGCTCAATATTCCTCTATTTGTGTCAGACATGAGCTTCGGGTCGCTATCTGAGGAGGCGAAAGTGTCTTTGGCGACGGGGGCTGAACTTGCAGGAACCGGGATATGCTCAGGGGAAGGCGGCATGTTACCCGAGGAACAGGCAGCCAATTCTCGTTACTTTTATGAGCTAGCCAGTGCTCAGTTTGGTTACGATGAAGCTAAGCTTAAAAACGTTCAAGCCTTCCATTTTAAAGGTGGGCAAGGTGCAAAAACCGGAACGGGCGGGCATCTGCCTGGCGTGAAGAATATCGGTAAGATCGCGGAAGTACGTGGTATTGAAGCGGGCACTGCGGCGATTTCTCCACCTACTTTTAAAGACCTAAAAACCGCAGCGGACTTTAAAAAATTCGCTGATCGCGTGCGTGAAGTGACAGGCGGTATACCAATTGGCTTCAAGCTAAGTGCCAACCATATCGAAGAAGATATTCAGTTTGCATTGGATGCCAGTGCCGATTACATCATTTTAGACGGTCGAGGCGGCGGTACCGGGGCTGCGCCAGAAATGTTCCGAGACCATATCAGTGTGCCTACTATTCCAGCTTTGGCTCGCGCTAGAGCCTACCTTGACAAACAAGGCGTCAGTGATCGAGTTACATTGATCATCACGGGTGGTTTACGTGTGCCGATGGACTTTGTGAAAGCGATGGCGCTTGGCGCAGATGGTGTTGCTATCTCAAACAGTGCCATGCAGTCGATAGGGTGTGTGGCGGCGAGAATGTGTAACACCAATAATTGCCCGGCGGGTATTGCGACTCAAAAGGCCGACTTACGCCAGCGTTTAAATGTCGAGAAAGCGTCGAATCAGCTTAAAAACTTCTTCGAGGCGTCGACAGAATTAATGCAAGTGATGGCGCGAGCTTGTGGACATGATCATCTGAATCAATTCAACCCTCACGATTTGGCTACGTGGAATCGTGAGATGGCAGAACTATCGGGCGTTGCCTATTCTGGTGTTGGTCCACTCAATCCACTTAAGTAA
- a CDS encoding DUF1439 domain-containing protein, which yields MTTKLINRFIIAGIALILSGCVSYSITEQEMTEYLADSVMLEQEVGVQSVMYAQVAVDDLQVKIGRADEQRVSVLANTNAKVQVFNMPNMGLDLDLEFSAIPEYDKESGEVYLKSLRLERFEEKEQQLSPEIEKLLKPAVSMIGFALSQSPVYKLDSNKVQESLIKSSEPNLVIRDNKLVIELFD from the coding sequence ATGACAACCAAGCTCATTAACCGCTTCATCATCGCCGGCATCGCGCTCATCTTGAGTGGTTGTGTCAGCTACAGCATTACCGAGCAAGAGATGACAGAATATCTTGCTGATTCAGTCATGCTTGAACAAGAGGTAGGCGTACAAAGCGTGATGTATGCGCAAGTCGCAGTCGATGATCTACAAGTGAAAATTGGTCGAGCAGATGAACAGCGAGTGTCAGTGTTAGCGAACACCAATGCAAAAGTTCAAGTCTTCAATATGCCGAATATGGGGTTGGACCTAGATTTAGAATTCAGCGCGATTCCTGAATATGACAAGGAAAGCGGTGAAGTGTACCTAAAGTCGTTGCGTCTAGAGCGATTTGAAGAGAAGGAGCAACAGCTATCTCCTGAGATTGAAAAGCTGCTTAAGCCTGCGGTATCGATGATCGGTTTTGCTTTGTCTCAATCTCCAGTATACAAACTGGATAGCAACAAGGTTCAAGAGTCGTTGATCAAGTCATCAGAACCGAATTTGGTAATCCGAGATAATAAACTGGTCATTGAGCTGTTTGATTAA
- a CDS encoding arylamine N-acetyltransferase translates to MEQSQISEYLSRIGLSQPSDITIESLKAIHQHQHRSIPFENFDVIHGLPIQLTADALYEKLVVNQRGGYCQELNGLLLNVLTHLGFETRSLLGRVHLAGDPTGRSHRVTMVTIDDKQWLVDAGFGTFTPRAPLLLETGVEQSNDLQTFRFIEDELYGLLLQIKQSGEWMKVYSLDMTHVCANDLESSNFFTSNSPKSIFTSNCIAALPIEEGIVTLLNQTIKVTKNGITEEWSLEDEASYFAALQTYFGLTLNVPFSLIKKCF, encoded by the coding sequence ATGGAACAGAGTCAAATCAGCGAATATCTTTCAAGGATCGGCTTATCTCAACCAAGCGACATCACAATCGAGAGCTTAAAGGCGATTCATCAACATCAACACAGAAGTATCCCTTTTGAAAACTTTGATGTGATTCATGGACTACCGATTCAGCTTACAGCAGACGCACTGTACGAGAAGTTAGTGGTTAATCAGCGGGGCGGTTATTGCCAAGAGCTGAATGGACTTCTGTTGAACGTGCTCACCCATTTGGGCTTTGAAACGAGAAGTTTACTTGGCCGAGTGCACCTAGCTGGAGACCCGACAGGGCGCAGTCATCGAGTCACCATGGTGACAATTGATGATAAGCAATGGCTGGTGGATGCGGGCTTTGGCACCTTCACGCCACGTGCTCCATTGTTGCTAGAAACCGGTGTAGAACAGTCTAATGACTTACAAACCTTCCGTTTTATAGAAGACGAACTTTACGGCTTACTGCTGCAAATCAAGCAGAGCGGGGAGTGGATGAAAGTATACAGCCTAGACATGACTCACGTGTGTGCCAACGATTTAGAGTCGAGCAACTTCTTTACGTCCAACAGCCCGAAATCGATTTTCACATCGAACTGTATTGCAGCGCTACCTATTGAAGAGGGGATTGTCACGCTACTGAATCAAACCATTAAGGTGACCAAAAACGGCATTACCGAAGAGTGGTCATTAGAGGATGAGGCGTCTTACTTTGCTGCTTTGCAAACCTATTTTGGACTCACACTCAACGTACCTTTTTCACTTATAAAGAAATGTTTCTAA